The nucleotide sequence GATTTCGAACTTAATTAAACTTGATTTAATGGATAACATTCTTTAAATCAGATACTTAATGCGAATGGCATACTTTCTGAGATATTCAAAACTCTAACTGAAAGAAATTATGTTGCGCAACTTCTTCAAAATCACTCTTAGAAATTTTCTCAAAAACAAATCGTACGTATTCATCAACATATTAGGCCTTGGACTATCGTTGGCCTGTTGCATTGTTGGGTACTTGAATTGGAAATTTGCTGCTGAATATGATCAGAATCATGCAAATCATGAGAAAATCTATAAGATTCATATCAACAAAGATGTACAAGGAAGAAATGTGCCTTATGGTATCACTCCACTTGCATTGGGGGAGGTGATCAAAGATCAAATCACAGGTATTTCTCATTATTCCAGGTATACGTCCAGTGGATTAATCCTGAAAAAAGATTTGAATGTCTTTAATCGTGATATTGCTTTTGCTGATGAGGGCTTTTTCGAAATGTTCTCCTTCCCATTCAAGTATGGAAATAAAGAAGCCTTCCTCGATCAAAGTAAGGTTATTCTAAGCACCAACACATCCAATAGCTACTTTGGTGAGGGTGTCGATCCGACTGGAGAGATTGTCACAATCATTGACGAGGATGGGAATCAGTATCCGATGACTGTAGGGGGTGTGCTTAATCCATTTGCCTCCAACTCTTCTGTGACTTTCAACGCAATTACACGATTTGATAATTACCTAAAAATTCGTGAACTGGAAAACACAAATTGGAGCAGGTTCGTAGGGGCCACATTTGTGATGTCAGAAGGTGGATACCCACAAAATCTAGCAGAAGATCTAAACAACAGCTATGTTAATATTCAAAATGAGGCTAGAGAAGATTTTTTAGTAAGTAATTATTACTTAGTTCAACTTACTAACTTGGGCAAAATAGCCGAGTCTATTCGATCCAATTGGTTAAACCAACCTCCTCCACCTCCTGCTGTTATTACGCCTTTAATCATGGCATTTCTGATGCTTTTAATCGCTTGTTTCAATTTTACAAATACGAGCATAGCTATTTCGAGCAAACGGTTAAAAGAGATTGGAATTAGAAAAGTTATGGGTAGCAATAGAAAGCAGCTCATTTTTCAATTTATGGGAGAGAACCTTCTTCTTTCATTTATGGCTATGGTCGTTGCTCTTGGGATAGCGTACTTTCTGGTACCCGCCTACAGCGCAATGTGGGATTTCATTAATCTGGATTTAAACCTATCTACAGACCGTGAAATATATTTATTCCTCGGAGGGCTGCTGATCACTACGTCGGTCATTGCGGGTGGCTATCCTTCGCTATACATCAGTGCTTACCAGCCAGTAAATATTTTAAGAGGTAGTCTTACATTAGGTGGAACAAATTGGTTTTCTAAGATCCTTCTTGGAATGCAATACTTACTTACCATCATCGCACTCATTTCGGCACTGGCATTTTCAAACAATGCTGACTATCAAAACAACTATGATATAGGCTTTGAGAAAAATAACATCTTCGCCGTACGGGTGGAGAATCAGTCGGAATTCGATAGGTTTTATAACCTTACAAATCAAATGCCAGAAGTAGAGCAAGCTGTTGGCACGACACATCACATTAGCTGGTGGACGTATGGCAGAACACTAAAATCAGAAGAGAATGAAGTTGAGGCTGAAATGATGAATTTTAGTCTGGACTATCAGGACATCATGAATCTTCAAATGGTAGATGGTAGATACTTCGATTCAGAGATTTCTGATTCTGATAGAGAGAGCTCCATTATTGTCAATGAAGCAATGGTGAAGGAATTTGGTTGGGAGAAACCTCTAGGCAAGATTGTAAACATTGATGACAGCACTCGATTAACCGTCATCGGTGTAATGGAGGATTTCTACATGTGGGGCTTTTTCAATCCTGTGCAACCCTCCGCATTTCGTCTCGCAGATAATGACAACATGAATTTTGTGGTCTTGAAAAGTAGCATGGGCCAAACAGAGTTCAGAGATTTGATGGAGGAAAAGTGGTATGAAGTAGCACCTAATACTCCCTTCAATGCAGAATTTATTGACGAAGAGCTTGCAGGTACTGAAATGGTCAACAAGAATATCATGAAGATGTTCCAGTTTCTGGGTTTATTGGCTCTAGTGCTTTCGTCCATTGGTCTATACACGCTGGTATCTCTCAACATCATCAAACGAGTGAAAGAGATAGGCGTTCGAAAAGTCCTTGGAGCATCCATTGGTCAAATACTGGTTTTGATGAACAAGCAATTCTTTTGGCTCTTGTTTATTTTCGCGATTATCGGAAGTGCGCTATCCTATCTTGCAATCGATGCATTGATGGCATCCATCTTCTCCGTTTATCAAGCCATAAGTTTATTTACAGTCGTAGCTCCATTCATCCTTTTGATGGTAATTGCCGTGGTGATTGCCTCAGGCAGAATATTGAGAACAGCAACGCGTAATCCGGTGGATTCTTTGAGGTACGAATAGGAAAAAACACAATGTGAAAAAAGCTCGCTGATTAGCGAGCTTTTTTTTATCTACAATCAGGAGTTTTGTTAAATTGAACGCATGATCTCTGGAGGAACCATCATGGTTTTAGGCGCTTCTCAGGCAATCTTTTTTGCTGCCTTAATTATTACGAAAAAAAGAAAAACACCTCCCGACTTCTTTTTAATTACCTACTTGATTCTCCTCGTAATTCATCTGCTTTATTACTTCAGTATGTTCTTCTTTCCGGAAAAAGTCCCTGATGTAATTGGAATATTAGGTTTCTCATTGGTTATACTTCATACTCCTATATTCTTTTTGTATGTCAGGTCCTTAGCTATTGAAAAAATAATCGACGGGAAAACGATACTCCTTCATACTATCCCCTACATAAGCTACAATGCTATTCTTTTGATTGGGTTATTTACGGGTGTGCTAGAGTTAAATCCAAAGAATGGATTTTTAGGTATTACCCAAACCGATTTTCCAATATTCTATCAAAGCGGACAGGTGCTTGCACTGGTAACTGCTGCTTATATAGTTTGGGGATTTTATCTGCTCAAAGCTTTCCGTAGGAGTGTTAGCAACAATCAATCTAATCTTACTTCTTATAAATGGCTCTCCTTTCTTGTTTTGAGCTTTTTATTTTATTTCATTTCTATTTATTTGGTACTTTCTGTTGCATTAGATAGTGAGGCACTATCAGTCAACAACGTGTTTTATTATGTCTCATTCATCATTATGGCATATGTTTTTGTCCTTGGTTTTTTCGGGATTAAACAACAAGCCATTTTCACTGATCTGCAGTTTTTTGAAAGCAAAAAAACGGTAGAAGAAAAATATGCTAAATCCGGACTCAAAACTGAGTCCATCGTGCACATAAAAAGCGAGCTCGAGAGAATAATGCTCGAAGACAAACTCTTCTTAAATTCAGAAATTTCACTGCCTTTCCTAGCGGAAAAAATGAACTTGAAAGCACCTTATCTTTCACAAGTGATTAACCAGCAGTTTCAACTTAACTTCTATGACTTTATCAATCAGTACCGAATCGAAGAAGTAAAGAGTCGGTTAAACGACTCTAATTATAAACACCTATCCCTCCTTGGTATCGCTCTAGATTGTGGATACAAATCCAAATCTTCTTTTAACAAGTCATTCAAAAAACATACTGGAACCACTCCAACAGATTTCAAGAAGGAGTTCAGAAGTTCTTCCTTATAAGAAAGGACCTTTTTAAAGTCTCACCTTATCGGCATAAGCGAAGCTGCATAAATCTGCAAAGATCTTAGCAGGAAAAAACTATGCATCTCATTTTATCTTTTTTACTTTCATTCTCGTCCCCACAACAGCAAGCAGGTAATGCTAAGATTATTGTCACTGTTTCAGGAATAGAAGAAACTACTGGTGTCATAAGAATAAGTCTCTTCAATGATGAAAAAGGCTTTCTACACCATTCTTTTAAAAGGCAACAGCAAGAAGTTCAACAACTAACTATCCAAGAGATTTTCGAGGATGTTCCTGAAGGTACATACGCTATTAGCATCTATCATGACATAAACTCAAACGGCAAATTGGATAGCAATTTTCTGAGAATTCCGAAGGAGCCTTATGGTTTCTCTAATAACCCTTCTACCACATTTGGTCCGCCAGACTTTGAAGGAGCTTCCTTCTCTCACACATCCAAAGGAGTAACCTATATAAATATCAAACTATGAGACTATTAATCTCTAAATCCTTCATCATCCTTGGATCTATAAGTATGGCAGTGATGGCCTCCGCTTACTTTATCTATACCAAGAACTCTTTTTTTGATGCCAAACCGCTAAGCTCTGAACTGTGGTATGCTATTGTTTTCAAAACACATATTGCACTTGGGATCATTTCAATTGTAGCTGGAGCGTACCAATTCATTCGCATGTTCAGGAAAAGCTGGACCAGCTTGCACAGGATAGTAGGCAAAGTTTACGTTCTCTCCATCTTTATTAGCGCGCCATGTGGATTGATTGCAGCGCAATTTGCTACCGGAGGATTAATTACCAGACTGGGCTTTTCAATTCTTGCTATTCTCTGGTTTTGCTTCACATATTTAGCCTATCATCACATCAAATTAGGTGATGTTGAAAAACACAGAATTTGGATGTATCGGAGCTTTGCTTTAACATTCTCATCACTCACTTTGCGATTATTTCTACTAATAGCTCTTTTCAATCCAATAGGCTTTGTGGTTGTCTATCAGTTTGCTTCTTGGGGTAGTTGGATTGTCAATATTTTCGTTTGTGAAATGATTTTACATAATGCTAATAAGAAGAGGATGATTCCTAACCCTAAAGTTTGATTTGCTATCATCGAACGACTTTTGAGTTCATTTCCGAACATATTTCATTCAATTAATTTCTTTAATTCGCTATTAATCAGGCGTTTGTAAGCGTTGGCATATTTGTTGACAAATAAACGATCTAAATACCTGACCATGTTTAACAACTTTCTGAAGATTACGCTAAGAAATTTCTCCCGTAATAAATCTTATGTCATCATAAACCTGATTGGGCTTGGACTCTCATTAGCTTGCTGTATTGTAGCTTATCTAAATTGGAATTTTGATGCCCAATATGATCACAACCATGAAAATCATGCTCGTATCTATAAAATTCATTCTTACAAAACCGTCCAAGGAGAACAAGTACCTTATGGAATTACTCCAATAGCACTAGGTGAGCAAATAAGGGGTAAGATTCCAGGCGTAACCCATTATTCAAGGTATGAGTCTAGCAGGTATGTTGTAAAAAAAGATGCTAATGTCCTTGAGCAGTATATCGGTTTTGGTGAGGATGATTATTTTGAAATGTTCACATTCCCGTTCAAGTATGGCGACAAAGACGTACTTCTTGATAGAAGTAAAATTATTCTGAGTGAACAAATGGCTGAAACTTATTTTGGCAATGAAGATCCTAGAGGAGAAATTATCAACCTTATAGATAGTGAGGGAAATGAATTTCCATTTATTGTTGGAGCAGTTTTGGAAAAAATCCCGATAAATTCTTCAATGACGTTCAGGGCTATTACCCATTATGATAATTACTTGAAAATAAGCGGACTTGAAAATGATGACTGGGAGCGTTTCAATGCTGCAACATTCGTCATGTCAGATGGTCAGTATCCTCAAAACTTGTTAGACTATATAAACGATAATTACATAGAAGTACAGAACGAAGCTCGTGACGATTTTACAATCTCAAGTTACTACCTTGAAAGACTTACTACGCTTGCCAAAAATTCGGAGAACATTAGATCTAATTGGTTAAATAATCCCGTCCCATCATCAGCTGTTATCGGTCCGGTAATTATGGCCATTCAACTCTTGTTGATTGCTTGTTTCAATTTCACGAATACTTCTATAGCTATATCAAGTAAGCGGCTAAAAGAAATTGGTATTAGAAAGGTAATGGGCAGTAGGCGTAAACAGCTCATTGCTCAATTTATGGGTGAAAATTTGATTCTTTGTCTGGGCGCACTGCTAGTCGGACTGGCCATAGCAGATATATTGGTTCCCGCTTATAGCGCCCTTTGGGAGTTCATTGATTTAGAACTAAGCTTTAATTCGAATCCGGAGATCTACGTTTTTCTCATCGGACTACTGCTTTTTACTGCATTAATAGCCGGAGCATATCCTTCGCTTTATATAAGCAAGTATCAACCTGTCAAGATTTTGAAAGGCAATCTTCAGCTTGGAGGCAGCAGCAAGTTCTCAAAGTTCTTGCTGGGTGCACAGTACATGACTACCGCCATGGCTTTAATTTCAGCTTTCGCCTTTTATAATAATACAACCTATCAGTCTGAATTTGATCTGGGATATACCAAAGATCCAATGCTTTCGATTGGCATAGAAAGCGAATCTGAACTAAAGGGTTTCAGGCCTGTTCTAGAGCAAATGTCTCAAATCACTTCAGTAGCAGCAACTTACAACAGAATCGGAAACTGGAGCTATAGTAGAACACTTTCAAATGGAGAAAAGCAAGTTGAGTCTGACATGGTAGATTTCACTCCTGAATATTTTGAATTCATGGAATTGAAAATGATTGAAGGGAGATTTTTTAATGATGAAATAGAGGATTATGACCGAGCTAACTCTATTGTGGTTAATGAGATACTGGCAAGAGAGTTCGGCTGGGAAGAACCTATCGGACAGGTAATCCGAATAGACGATAGCACCAGGTTGAACGTGGTGGGAATCGTCAATGATTTCCATCAAGTAGGAGTGTTCAATGAAGTAGAGCCAATGGGAATACGATTGGCTCAAAAGGATAAGAGATACTATATGCTGGTAAAAAGTGAAATGGATCCCGTCAAACTTTACGACCGTCTGGAAGCAGAATGGCTGGATGTATTTCCAAATAAACCATTCAATGCAGATTATGCAGATACCACCATTCAAGCTGAAGAAATAAATACCAATATCGTGCTCATGTTTCAGTTTCTTGCTTTCGTTGCGCTTACACTTTCAACTATTGGGCTCTATACACTGGTCTCTCTCAACATCATCAAACGAATTAAAGAGATTGGCGTAAGGAAAGTACTTGGAGCGACTATCAATCAAATCATCGTGCTTTTAAACGCAGAATTCTTCTGGCTGTTGATAGTATCTGCTTCGATAGGTGCCGTCGCTTCGTACTATTTATTGGAATGGATCATGGTATCCATATTTGAAGTTTACCAAGGAGTTACAATTCTTACCATGTCCTTACCATTTATGCTGATCGTATTCGTAGCGCTGGCAATCGCCTCGGCAAAGATTTTAAATACTGCTTTGAAGAACCCTGTAGAGTCTCTTAGATACGAATAAAATAGGACAATTAAGTATCAAACGAAGCAGAGGGCAGAATCATCGATTACTGCCCATTTTTGGTTTGGCTAAAGAGTAATCTTTTTATTTTTAGCTAACCAATTACTTCAACTACCAAACATGCGACTAACACTAACCTGCCTTACCTCTATTTTATTGGTATTCTCATCTTACGCTCAAGTCACACTTCGTGGTTCAGTAGTTGATGCAGAGAATCAAGGAATAGCTGGTGCGACTATCAAAGTAGATGGTGTAGAAACTTATTCTACTACCAATGCTTCCGGTGCGTTTACCTTGAATTTAAATGATGGATACGAGACGCTCATCATTACTGCCGAAGGGTTTCAATCACAAAAAATTTATTTAACCGGCCAAGCCTCGATTTCTATCAGCATGAGGTCAAAGGCTAATTCAGACAATGTAGTCAGCATGGGCATAGGCTCTCAAAGCAAAGATGAATTGACAAGCAGTATTTCTAGTGTATCCGCTGAAGATGTTAGTCCAGCTCCATTAATCAATTTGGAGCAAGCCAATCAAGGAGTGACGGCAGGCTTGTTTGTGCAAAATTCAAGTGGCACATTAGGCCAGCCTACTCAAGTACGAATTAGGGGAGGTTCTTCACTCTCCGCATCCAATCAACCTCTTTATGTGGTGGATGGAGTACCACTCGCCTCTCAAAATCAATCGAATATCAATCCAAGTAATATTGAATCTATTGAGATTTTAAAAGACGCCTCTGCTACCGCTATTTATGGATCGCGAGCAGCAAACGGTGTTATCATTATTAATACCAAAAGTGGAAACTCGGGTAAAATGCAAGTGAATGTTGACTATCAGTTTGGTGTTAGTGAAACCCCAAAAAAATTAGACATCCAAAATGGAGATGAAAATCTTCTTCAAACATTTGAATTCATCCTTCGAGGATTTGAAGACTTGGCTAATGATCTGGTATTTAATCCTCTTATTGAAATAGATGGAGTTACATACAACCAAATTGACCGCCAGTTTTTAGAGACTTTTTATACTTCCGGGATTGACTCTGTGAGGTTTGTTCCTGCCAGTGGTACTGGCAGAACCATCAACCTAAATATTCCAGGATTTTATGACGAGTTACGCACAAGTGGCAGTACCAATTGGCAAAATGAAGTTTTTCGTAGAGGCATTTCACATCGTGCCAATGTTGATTTTCAGGGTGGGTCTGAAGAGTTAGGATATTTTGCTTCTGTAGGATACACCACTCAAGAAGGTATATTAATAGGAAATAAATTTGATCGATTTAATGGGTCAGTTTCCCTCGATAGCAAAATCAACGATCGACTTTCAGCAACTTTCAACTTAAACTATATCTATACAAAAGACAATCAACTCCCAGAAAATCAAGACTTGGCTTTTCCTTTACAGGCGATTGTTCTCCCAGCCTCAGATACGTACAATCCGACAAATAATTTTCAGTTAGACGTTCGAAGTTTAGAGTACAACCCGTTGACGGAAGTCAACTTTGCTTCTAATATCGTAACCAATAATAGTATCATTGGTAGTCTGGGATTAAAGTATGAAATCAATGATAACCTAACGGCAGATATAAATGGAGGTGTCGACTTAAGTGATATAACGTCAGACAGGTTTCAAGGATCACAAACACAAGAAGGAGCAGGCACTGGAAATGGAAGAACGAGAACGAGCTCAGAAGAAGTTGTAAATACAATACTCAATGGATGGCTTACGTACACTGATGAAGTCGGTGATGGAGATAACCTCTCGGTCATTTTAGGTGGCTCATACCAGAAATCAGAATCCTCTTTTACGTTTAATGATACTTTTTTCGCCACTGAAGCCGGCATCCCAGGTAGTGCATTTGTATTTCTTTCAGGATATACAAGAATCAGCTATTCTCTCGGAAATCAATTTGATTTCCAATTAAGTGGAAGACTAGATGGAAGCTCAAAGTTTGGCAAAGAAAATAGGTATGGATTCTTCCCCGCTGTATCAGCAGGGTGGAAGTTGAATAATGCCCCTTTCTTCGATGTAGAAACAGTCCGTCTTTTGAAACTAAGAGCGAGTTATGGTTTAGTTGGTAATACTCCATTGGATGATTTTGCTTATCGTCAGAATTACTTTAGATCTTCCAGATATGGTGTGAATGCAACCTTAGAGCCTGCAAACCTTGCCAATGAGAACTTGAAATGGGAAACGACTGCTCAACTTAATGTTGGATTGGATTTTGGAATTATCAATGACCGAATTAGCGGTTCATTCGATTACTATGTAAAAACAACCAGTGATTTATTGTTCCCGGTACCTCCACCACTGTATACAGGGTTTTCAGAATACTTAGCAAATGTGGCTGAGATGAAAAACCAGGGTTTTGAAGTCAACTTAAGTACCGTCAATGTTCAGAAAAGTGATTTTTCATGGACTACCGATTTTAATATCTCATCCAATAAAAACACGATAGAGGACTTAGGAAATCTTCCTGAACTTACGGTAGGCGTGAACGCGTTTAGAGAAGGTGAGTCTGCTGGCGTGTTTTATATGAAGAAATTTGTAGGTGTAGATCCAGCTACTGGAAATTCGCTTTATGATGATGGAGAAGGAGGAACGACAGATAACTGGAATGAAGCTCCCAGAATGATCGTTGGTGATCCAAATCCCGAACTCTTTGGGGGGCTAACCAACTCCATTGCTTATAAGAACTTTGAGTTTTCTTTCATGTTTCAGTTCGTCTCTGGAGTAGATCTTTATTTCCAAACTGGTGAAATCTTATCCAATAGTGGAATTCTGAATTTAGGTCAATCTCAAGACCAAGTCAATCGA is from Marinobacter alexandrii and encodes:
- a CDS encoding DUF2141 domain-containing protein; its protein translation is MHLILSFLLSFSSPQQQAGNAKIIVTVSGIEETTGVIRISLFNDEKGFLHHSFKRQQQEVQQLTIQEIFEDVPEGTYAISIYHDINSNGKLDSNFLRIPKEPYGFSNNPSTTFGPPDFEGASFSHTSKGVTYINIKL
- a CDS encoding helix-turn-helix domain-containing protein yields the protein MISGGTIMVLGASQAIFFAALIITKKRKTPPDFFLITYLILLVIHLLYYFSMFFFPEKVPDVIGILGFSLVILHTPIFFLYVRSLAIEKIIDGKTILLHTIPYISYNAILLIGLFTGVLELNPKNGFLGITQTDFPIFYQSGQVLALVTAAYIVWGFYLLKAFRRSVSNNQSNLTSYKWLSFLVLSFLFYFISIYLVLSVALDSEALSVNNVFYYVSFIIMAYVFVLGFFGIKQQAIFTDLQFFESKKTVEEKYAKSGLKTESIVHIKSELERIMLEDKLFLNSEISLPFLAEKMNLKAPYLSQVINQQFQLNFYDFINQYRIEEVKSRLNDSNYKHLSLLGIALDCGYKSKSSFNKSFKKHTGTTPTDFKKEFRSSSL
- a CDS encoding FtsX-like permease family protein; this encodes MFNNFLKITLRNFSRNKSYVIINLIGLGLSLACCIVAYLNWNFDAQYDHNHENHARIYKIHSYKTVQGEQVPYGITPIALGEQIRGKIPGVTHYSRYESSRYVVKKDANVLEQYIGFGEDDYFEMFTFPFKYGDKDVLLDRSKIILSEQMAETYFGNEDPRGEIINLIDSEGNEFPFIVGAVLEKIPINSSMTFRAITHYDNYLKISGLENDDWERFNAATFVMSDGQYPQNLLDYINDNYIEVQNEARDDFTISSYYLERLTTLAKNSENIRSNWLNNPVPSSAVIGPVIMAIQLLLIACFNFTNTSIAISSKRLKEIGIRKVMGSRRKQLIAQFMGENLILCLGALLVGLAIADILVPAYSALWEFIDLELSFNSNPEIYVFLIGLLLFTALIAGAYPSLYISKYQPVKILKGNLQLGGSSKFSKFLLGAQYMTTAMALISAFAFYNNTTYQSEFDLGYTKDPMLSIGIESESELKGFRPVLEQMSQITSVAATYNRIGNWSYSRTLSNGEKQVESDMVDFTPEYFEFMELKMIEGRFFNDEIEDYDRANSIVVNEILAREFGWEEPIGQVIRIDDSTRLNVVGIVNDFHQVGVFNEVEPMGIRLAQKDKRYYMLVKSEMDPVKLYDRLEAEWLDVFPNKPFNADYADTTIQAEEINTNIVLMFQFLAFVALTLSTIGLYTLVSLNIIKRIKEIGVRKVLGATINQIIVLLNAEFFWLLIVSASIGAVASYYLLEWIMVSIFEVYQGVTILTMSLPFMLIVFVALAIASAKILNTALKNPVESLRYE
- a CDS encoding FtsX-like permease family protein, producing the protein MLRNFFKITLRNFLKNKSYVFINILGLGLSLACCIVGYLNWKFAAEYDQNHANHEKIYKIHINKDVQGRNVPYGITPLALGEVIKDQITGISHYSRYTSSGLILKKDLNVFNRDIAFADEGFFEMFSFPFKYGNKEAFLDQSKVILSTNTSNSYFGEGVDPTGEIVTIIDEDGNQYPMTVGGVLNPFASNSSVTFNAITRFDNYLKIRELENTNWSRFVGATFVMSEGGYPQNLAEDLNNSYVNIQNEAREDFLVSNYYLVQLTNLGKIAESIRSNWLNQPPPPPAVITPLIMAFLMLLIACFNFTNTSIAISSKRLKEIGIRKVMGSNRKQLIFQFMGENLLLSFMAMVVALGIAYFLVPAYSAMWDFINLDLNLSTDREIYLFLGGLLITTSVIAGGYPSLYISAYQPVNILRGSLTLGGTNWFSKILLGMQYLLTIIALISALAFSNNADYQNNYDIGFEKNNIFAVRVENQSEFDRFYNLTNQMPEVEQAVGTTHHISWWTYGRTLKSEENEVEAEMMNFSLDYQDIMNLQMVDGRYFDSEISDSDRESSIIVNEAMVKEFGWEKPLGKIVNIDDSTRLTVIGVMEDFYMWGFFNPVQPSAFRLADNDNMNFVVLKSSMGQTEFRDLMEEKWYEVAPNTPFNAEFIDEELAGTEMVNKNIMKMFQFLGLLALVLSSIGLYTLVSLNIIKRVKEIGVRKVLGASIGQILVLMNKQFFWLLFIFAIIGSALSYLAIDALMASIFSVYQAISLFTVVAPFILLMVIAVVIASGRILRTATRNPVDSLRYE
- a CDS encoding SusC/RagA family TonB-linked outer membrane protein; this translates as MRLTLTCLTSILLVFSSYAQVTLRGSVVDAENQGIAGATIKVDGVETYSTTNASGAFTLNLNDGYETLIITAEGFQSQKIYLTGQASISISMRSKANSDNVVSMGIGSQSKDELTSSISSVSAEDVSPAPLINLEQANQGVTAGLFVQNSSGTLGQPTQVRIRGGSSLSASNQPLYVVDGVPLASQNQSNINPSNIESIEILKDASATAIYGSRAANGVIIINTKSGNSGKMQVNVDYQFGVSETPKKLDIQNGDENLLQTFEFILRGFEDLANDLVFNPLIEIDGVTYNQIDRQFLETFYTSGIDSVRFVPASGTGRTINLNIPGFYDELRTSGSTNWQNEVFRRGISHRANVDFQGGSEELGYFASVGYTTQEGILIGNKFDRFNGSVSLDSKINDRLSATFNLNYIYTKDNQLPENQDLAFPLQAIVLPASDTYNPTNNFQLDVRSLEYNPLTEVNFASNIVTNNSIIGSLGLKYEINDNLTADINGGVDLSDITSDRFQGSQTQEGAGTGNGRTRTSSEEVVNTILNGWLTYTDEVGDGDNLSVILGGSYQKSESSFTFNDTFFATEAGIPGSAFVFLSGYTRISYSLGNQFDFQLSGRLDGSSKFGKENRYGFFPAVSAGWKLNNAPFFDVETVRLLKLRASYGLVGNTPLDDFAYRQNYFRSSRYGVNATLEPANLANENLKWETTAQLNVGLDFGIINDRISGSFDYYVKTTSDLLFPVPPPLYTGFSEYLANVAEMKNQGFEVNLSTVNVQKSDFSWTTDFNISSNKNTIEDLGNLPELTVGVNAFREGESAGVFYMKKFVGVDPATGNSLYDDGEGGTTDNWNEAPRMIVGDPNPELFGGLTNSIAYKNFEFSFMFQFVSGVDLYFQTGEILSNSGILNLGQSQDQVNRWYAPGDETNIPRLDPTNNFPLQSSRWLSSGDYIRLKNITLTYNFPESMLSSLGGLRNMSIYVSASNLLTFTDYIGYDPDVSYFDPLDGIIGQNISRGIDNFNTPQPRIIMSGIKIGL
- a CDS encoding DUF2306 domain-containing protein, coding for MRLLISKSFIILGSISMAVMASAYFIYTKNSFFDAKPLSSELWYAIVFKTHIALGIISIVAGAYQFIRMFRKSWTSLHRIVGKVYVLSIFISAPCGLIAAQFATGGLITRLGFSILAILWFCFTYLAYHHIKLGDVEKHRIWMYRSFALTFSSLTLRLFLLIALFNPIGFVVVYQFASWGSWIVNIFVCEMILHNANKKRMIPNPKV